In one Ananas comosus cultivar F153 linkage group 12, ASM154086v1, whole genome shotgun sequence genomic region, the following are encoded:
- the LOC109718826 gene encoding F-box/kelch-repeat protein At5g15710, whose product METEAEISVQSAENGVLVEDYSPKHVVPPTRTASRTTSPSRQKVVKTKPRGFDEETVTTFAKAIHADVQMEDNIWALLPEDLLVEVLARVPPFFIFRLRSVCRRWNSILNDSSFLAAHSKVPSHGPCLLTFWKNSLTHQCSVLNSLTHQCSVLSLPLKTWYKIPFGFLPEWAFWLVGSSRGLVCFSGFDGFSFKTLVCNPLTQSWRTLPKMHYNQQRQLILVTDRTDHSFKVIAASDIYGDKTLPTEVYDSKLNKWSLHQVMPAVNLCSSKMAFCDSRLYLETLSPLGLMMYRVDIAQWEHIPAKFPRSLLDGYLVAGAQRRLFLVGRIGLYSTLQSMRIWELDHAKTVWVEICRMPPKYFRALLRLSAERFECFGQDNLICFTSWNQGRGLLYDVDKKLWSWITGCAIQLCNSQICFYEPRFDTSIY is encoded by the coding sequence ATGGAAACAGAAGCTGAAATTTCTGTTCAATCGGCGGAAAACGGTGTATTAGTAGAAGATTACTCTCCGAAGCATGTTGTCCCGCCTACAAGAACGGCGAGCCGGACGACTAGTCCCTCTCGGCAAAAAGTGGTTAAGACCAAGCCGCGCGGATTCGACGAAGAAACGGTCACCACATTCGCGAAAGCTATTCATGCCGATGTCCAAATGGAAGACAACATTTGGGCTCTACTGCCCGAGGATTTGTTGGTCGAGGTTCTCGCCCGCGTGCCTCCATTCTTCATCTTTAGGTTGAGATCGGTTTGTAGGAGATGGAATTCGATCCTTAACGATAGTAGCTTCCTCGCTGCACATTCTAAAGTCCCTTCTCATGGGCCTTGTCTTCTTACGTTTTGGAAGAACTCATTAACCCATCAATGTTCGGTACTGAACTCATTAACCCATCAATGTTCGGTACTCAGCTTGCCGCTGAAGACCTGGTATAAAATCCCATTTGGTTTTTTGCCCGAGTGGGCATTCTGGTTGGTCGGCTCTTCTCGCGGGCTTGTTTGCTTTTCTGGGTTCGATGGGTTTAGCTTTAAAACTCTTGTATGTAATCCACTAACTCAAAGTTGGAGGACTTTGCCAAAAATGCATTATAATCAACAAAGGCAGCTGATATTGGTCACCGATCGAACGGACCATTCATTTAAGGTTATTGCAGCGAGCGATATATATGGAGATAAAACACTACCGACAGAAGTTTATGATTCAAAACTTAATAAGTGGTCTCTTCATCAGGTCATGCCGGCAGTTAACCTTTGTTCATCAAAGATGGCGTTTTGCGACTCTAGGCTATATTTAGAAACTCTTTCGCCACTTGGCTTAATGATGTACCGGGTCGATATCGCGCAGTGGGAGCACATACCTGCGAAATTCCCGCGTTCTTTATTGGACGGTTATTTAGTGGCAGGTGCACAGAGACGGTTATTTCTGGTGGGGCGGATTGGGCTTTACAGCACTCTTCAGAGCATGCGGATTTGGGAGTTGGATCATGCTAAGACAGTGTGGGTGGAGATCTGCAGGATGCCGCCAAAGTATTTTAGGGCACTGTTGAGATTATCTGCAGAACGATTCGAGTGCTTTGGGCAGGATAATTTAATTTGCTTTACTTCTTGGAACCAAGGGAGAGGGCTTCTTTATGACGTGGATAAGAAATTGTGGTCGTGGATTACTGGGTGCGCTATCCAACTGTGCAATAGCCAAATCTGCTTTTATGAGCCAAGATTTGATACTTCAATCTATTGA